The Anopheles coluzzii chromosome 2, AcolN3, whole genome shotgun sequence genome window below encodes:
- the LOC125906609 gene encoding uncharacterized protein LOC125906609, producing MPTTEEIKWSLDAAGIEYPETAKATQLRQLFADNVKKTTSQEMAADKTRGDGDDITSNDEAAAIASLEMKVKRLELEKKLLSLEEEIAELQPTHLKPISMNTIQYIETIVPKFTGEGDEDVCAWIRSLEDIFVMTNVPEPQKLPLLRRSLTSTAVLLAQTTKSKNYEELKGELLKEFNNKPSKEVIYKNLRARHLNANETTLRYLLDMQHIAAAASIPENELVHIIIDGLGDPIHTASMRFMAKSIETLKPLLKEYEYIRTRVQTTVQKSSVQQPRVQIARAEPNQSTPRCLNCRKYGHSENFCRMPIRLPGSCFKCGQTDHVYRNCPQRVQQIAVTTNGPEHLETTPVTEPVFTLNANQEP from the exons ATGCCTACAACAGAAGAAATAAAATGGTCATTAGACGCAGCTGGTATTGAATACCCAGAGACGGCAAAGGCGACGCAACTACGACAATTGTTTGCAGACAACGTGAAGAAGACAACAAGTCAGGAAATGGCGGCTGATAAAACACGTGGAGATGGTGATGACATAACCTCAAATGACGAAGCCGCTGCTATAGCCTCACtcgaaatgaaagtaaaacgcCTGGagctagaaaaaaaacttttatctttagaagaagaaatagcTGAGCTTCAACCAACTCACCTTAAACCAATATCGATGAATACTATTCAATATATAGAAACAATAGTGCCAAAGTTCACCGGAGAAGGCGATGAAGATGTGTGTGCTTGGATTCGTTCCCTTGAGGACATTTTCGTTATGACAAACGTCCCAGAGCCTCAAAAACTGCCGCTTTTGCGTCGATCGTTAACGAGCACAGCTGTTTTATTGGCACAAACTACTAAATCAAAAAATTACGAGGAGTTGAAGGGCGAATTGCTAAAAGAATTTAACAACAAGCCTTCTAAAGAAGTCATCTATAAAAATCTTAGAGCACGCCATCTGAACGCTAACGAAACAACGCTTAGATATTTGTTAGACATGCAACACATTGCAGCGGCAGCTTCAATTCCGGAAAACGAACTGGTGCATATCATCATTGACGGTCTCGGTGACCCCATACATACTGCATCCATGCGATTCATGGCAAAATCGATCGAGACGCTGAAACCTCTATTGAAAGAGTATGAATATATACGAACACGTGTACAGACAACGGTCCAGAAATCGTCTGTTCAACAACCACGAGTCCAGATTGCGCGAGCTGAACCAAACCAGTCGACTCCCAGATGCCTTAATTGCCGGAAATATGGACATTCGGAAAACTTCTGCCGCATGCCGATTCGACTTCCGGGGTCCTGTTTCAAGTGCGGTCAGACTGATCATGTCTATCGAAATTGTCCTCAACGGGTTCAGCAGATTGCCGTTACTACAAATGGTCCTGAACATCTAGAAACAACGCCTGTGACGGAACCAGTTTTTACTCTTAACGCCAACCAAGAG CCCTAA